The nucleotide window GCGGGCTCTGCGGAGTGGCCTGCTGGATGTGGTGTTCGAACTCCTCGTAGCCCGCCTCGCCGAACATCCGATCGGCCTCGTCGGCGTCGTAAAACAGCATGATCGCGTCGGCGACCCGCTGGAGGACCGGGTTGTGCGGGTAGTCTGGACCGACGACGAGCACCTGTCCGCCGGGCTTGGCCACCCGTCGGAGCTCTCGGAGCCCCTCGACGGGGTTCGGCCAGTACTCGATCGATCCGGACGACCAGACCACGTCGAAGGCGTCGTCGCGGAACGGGAGCCGTTCGGCGTCGCCGCGGTAGAAGTTCACGCGGTCGTGTTTCCCGAACTTCTCGAACGCCTTCTCCATCTGGTGGATGCTCTGGTCGAGGCCGTGGACGTCGTCGGCGTGTTCGAGCAGCCCTTCGGTGCCGAACCCGGTGCCGCAGCCGACGTCGAGGACTTTCGGGTCGTCGCCGAACTCCAGCCACGAGAGCGCTTCCGCGCGCATCTCCTCGTTCCAGTTGAAGCTGTTAATCCGGTCGTACACCTTCGAGAGATACTTGTAGAAGAGCCGGGCGTTCGACTTGTCCTCGAGGATCCCCATTTACCGATTCCTTGGGCCGCCCGCCCCATAACGACACGGATCCGCGGGCGATTTCGGCCCTCTCGTCGCCCCGCTTTCGTCCGGCTTTTGCGCCTCCCGACCCGCTTCCGACCGGCTTTTCCGCCCGCCGTCCCACACACGGGTATGGACCCGACGACGAGCGGCCGGTTCCGCGTCCACGACCGCTGCCAGCGACCGGACATCGACGACGGCGCGGACGCCGGATCTGTTGCGGCCGCCAACTCCGCCACCCCCGAGGAGTTCGTCCTCGTCGAGCTCGCCGACGGGCCGGTCGACCCGACCGACCCCGACGCCGCGGACCGGTACGACCCGCTCTACGCGGCCGCCGAGGGGTACGAGGGCGACCTCGCGGACGCGGTCGACGCGCTCCGCCCCGGCTTCGTCGTCGATGCGACGCTCGCGTGGACCGACGGCTCCGCTCGGTTCCGCGAGGTCGAGACCGTCCGCGAGACGCGGTTCCGCTTCGCCGACGGGATCGAGGGGATGTTCGAGGCGGCCGTCGAGACTTGGGAGCAGATCCGCGCCGAGGGCGAGCCGGTCGGCTCGATCACCACCCGCTCGAACGACGGCGACCCTAACGGCGCGCTGTACCTCTTCGCGGACGGCCCCGGCAGCGACACCTTCGACGAGGTCCGGTCGGGCCGGCTCCCGATCGAACCGCTCGTCGCGCGCGTGAACGACTCTCGTGGCGACGACGACCCGAGAGAAGTGTTCGTGTTGCGCCCCGCGGCGCACGAGTTCGTCGCCGTCTACGTCGTCTTCGACCGCGACGGCGTCCTCGCGCAGACGGTCCGGGACACGTACGACCTCGGTCCCGGTCTCGCCGCCGGACTCGACGCGAGCTATCCGACCGACGGGGACGATTCTGTCGGCGACGACTCCGACGGCGGAGACGAAGCCGACGGAGACGACGGCGGCGACTTCGACGCGCTCGACCGTCTGTAGCCCTCTTTTCCGCACTCCGCGACCGACGCCGCGCTACAGCCAGTCGGCGTCGGGATCGACCCGGCCGTCCGGCGTCTCGCCGTTGAGGACGGCCGCCACGTCGGCCGCGCCGCTCCGGTTCAGGTCGTCTTTCGCCTCCTCGCTGTACCACGCCGCGTGCGGCGTGATCACCGTGTCGTCGCGCCCGACGAGCGGGTCGTCCTCCGGCGGTTCCTCCGCAAGCACGTCGAGCCCGGCCGCCTTGATCTTGTCCGCCTCCAGCGCGTCGAGCAGGGCGTCGGCGTCGACCACCGGTCCGCGGCTCACGTTGACGAGGACAGAGTCCTCGCTCAGCCGGCTCAGCGCGTCCGCGTCGACGATTCCCCGCGTCGCGTCCGTCAGGGGCGCGTAGACGCCGACGTGGTCGGCGCGGTCGAACAGCTCCTCGAACTCGACCTTCTCGACGCCGTGCTCGGCCATCTCGTCGGCGTCGACGAACGGGTCGTACGCGACGAGGTCGGCGTCGAACCCGGAGAGCTGCTCGGCCGCCCGCCGCGCGATCGGGCCGAACGAGAGCAGGCCGATCGTCGACGCGCTCACGCGCCGGACCGGCGCGCCGGCCTCCCAGCTCCACCCGCCGTCGTCGACCGCGTCGTCGTACGGCTTCAGCGAGCGCAGACAGGCGAACAACAGCGAGACGGAGTGGGCTGCCACCTCCTCGGTGCAGTAGTCGGGAACGCGGGTGACGGTGACGCCGCGCGCCGCCGCCGCCGCGACGTCGACGTTGTCAACGCCGACGGCCGAGCGGACGACGACGCTGAGGTCTACGGCGTCCAACGCCGCCTCCGTGACCGGGGTGTTAATGTCGGTGACGACCGCGTCAGCGCCGGCGGCCGCCTCGATCAGCCGCTCGGTCGACCCCAGTTCCGCGACCTCGACGTCGACGGGTTCGTCGACGGCGCTGGCGAGGACTTCACGATACGTCTCCGGGTCTATCATCGGGAACGCCGACAGCACGACTCTGGGCATACGCGACGCTTCTCAGCCGCCCCACTTGACGGCTGGCACTAACGCTGTCAGGCCGTCATACGTCCGTTTCGATCGTGAGGGACCGGGTCGATCCGCTCCGTTCCGATGGCTCTTTGCGGCCGCCGGCCGTATCGTGGGCCGTGAGCGACGAGCCATCGAAACCCCCGATGCTGGTCCTGCTGGAGTCGCTGTCGTTCTACCGCAACGTCAGGGTCGGGGCGGCGGTCGGCGCGCTGCTCGCGGTCCTGTTGTACCTCGTCCGCACCCTCGAACTGCTCGGTCCGGTGATCGACACGCGGGACTATCCGCTGTTCGGACCGGATGTCTGGTTCCTCCTCTTGGCGTTCGTGCTTGCGGCGACGTCGGCGCTGTCGGTCGCGATCGCTCTCACGGTCGCCGCGGCGGTCCGCGGCGCGCGGGAGACCGACGCGGAGCGTCCGGAGTAGTCCGTCGGAACGTCCGGAGTGATCGACACGCGCCGCTCGTGACAGTCGGGAGGGGAGACGAAGAGACCGAACCGGGCGGTCGACGGTGACGCGTCAGTCGGCGGTACAGGAGGCTTCGCCCTCGTCGGCGGTGAACTCCTGTGCCGGCTCCGTGAGCTTGTAGAGGTTCTGTCTGGCGTCCGCGAAGTAGACGTCCTCGTCGACGACGCCGATGCCTTCCAGCCGTTCGAGCGCGTATCGGACGGTGCGCGCCGACAACATCGACTCTTGGACGATCCCCTTCTGGGTCAGCGGTCCGTTGTATTCGAGCACCTTGAAGACGAGTTTGGCGCTCGGCGGGAGGTCGTCGAGGCCCTCCGTTTGGGTTCCTTCCATCGTTACGATTCGAAACCGCACACGCTCATAAATGTTGATGGAGCATCCCCGCCAAAACGCCGTTTACCGGAGATATACGCCGCATTTTGCGTCGAAAACCAGCAATAAAGGCCGACTTTCACCCGCTGGACTGACCAGTCAGTCAGCGATTCGGCTCGCGCGCGCCTCGCCCGCGGCGGCACACACCCGACGGACGCACCGAATGGTGTCGCGTCCGAGCGAGCGGCGTCGCCTCCGGGTCGGACCGCCGCGACCCGGGACGACGGCCGGAACGAACGGTTTTTCACGGGCGCTCGCGGATCCGAAGGCATGAGCGACGACTCGGGCCTGTCCGACCACGCCCGCGGCGTGGTCGTCACGACCATCTGCTGTCTCGCCGGTATCGCCGCCGGCCTCGTCTCGGCCGCCTACGTCGGGACCGACCCCGCCGCCGCCGCGAGCACCACCGCGGTCTTCGTGCTGGGGGCGTTCGTCATCGTCCAGTACCCGGTGTTCAAGGCGGTCGGCGTCGGCGACCTCGGCATCAAGGATAACCTCTACGTGGCGTTTCTCACGTTCACCCTCTGGTTCATCAGCTACACCGTGCTGCTGACGTCCGCGGTCGATCTGGGGGTCTGAGATGGCCGACGACAGCATCGCGGTCGTGGACCTCGAACGGTGCCAGCCCGACCGCTGTAACTACGAGTGTATGAAGGACTGCCCGCCCAACCGGACGGGCAAGGAGTGTATCACGAAGCGGGGCGAGGACGCCGAGGAGGGCGACCCCGATCAGATCCACATCTCCGAGGAGATCTGTCTCGGCGAGACCTGCGGCATCTGCGTCAACTCCTGTCCGTTCGACGCTATCGAGATCATCAACCTCCCCTCCGAACTCGACGACGATCCGGTCCACCGCTACGGCGACAACGCCTTCTCGCTGTACGGGCTCCCGACGCCCGAGCCGGGTAGCGTTACCGGCATCCTCGGGCCGAACGGGATCGGGAAGTCGACCGCCGTCCACGCGCTCGCCGGCGAGATGGTCCCGAACCTTGGCGACCACGCGGCCGACGGCGACTGGGAGCGCGTGCTCGACCGCTTCCGCGGGACCGGGCTCCAGAACTACCTCGAATCGCTGAAGGAGGGCGAGGTGACCGTCGCGCGCAAGCCGCAGTACGTCGACCAGATCCCGAACCAGTTCGACGGGAACACCCGGGAGCTGCTGGAGCGTACCGACGAGCGGGGCGCGCTCGACTCCCTCGTCGACCGGCTCAACATCCGACCGGTGATGGACCAGGACATCGACTCCATCTCCGGCGGCGAGCTCCAGCGCGTCGCCATCGCGGCGTGTCTCGCGCGCGACGCGGACTTCTACTTCCTCGACGAGATCACGCCGTACCTCGACATCGGCCAGCGGATGGTCGTCGCCCGCCTCATCCGCGAGCTGGCGGACGACGACACGGCCGACCGGTCGATGCTCGTCGTCGAACACGACCTCGCCATCCTTGATCTCTTAGCCGACACGCTCCACGTCGCGTACGGTGAGCCGGGCGCGTACGGGGTCATCACCGACCCGAAGTCGGTCCGAAACGGGATCAACGAGTACCTCAAAGGCTACCTCGACAACGAGAACATGCGGATCCGCCCGTCGGCGATCACCTTCGAGGAGCACGCGCCCCGCGTCGCCTCCCGGAGCGAGACGCTGATCGAGTACCCCGACCTCACGAAGTCGTACGGCGACGGGGAGTTCGAGCTTCACGTCGAGGGCGGCGAGATCAACCGCTCCGAGGTGCTCGGCGTCGTCGGGCCGAACGGGATCGGGAAGTCGACGCTCGCGAAGCTGTTCACCGGCGATCTGGAGCCGGACGAGGGCGAACTCGACTTCGCGCTCGACATCTCTTACAAGCCGCAGTACATCGACATCGACCAGCCGATGCGCGTCGACGCGTTCCTCGCCTCCATCACCGACGAGTTCGGCTCCTCCTACTGGAACACGGAGGTCGCCCAGCCGCTCCAGCTCGAACGCGTGATGGAGCAGAACCTCTCGGACCTGTCGGGCGGGGAGCGCCAACGCGTCGCCATCGCGGCGTGTCTCTCCGAGGACGCCGACCTCTACCTCCTCGACGAGCCCTCCGCGCACCTCGACGTGGAACAGCGCGTGCGGGCGACGACCGCGATCCGTCGGTACGCCGAGAACCACGACGCGACGGTGATGGTCGTCGACCACGACATCTACATGATCGACCTGCTGGCCGACCGCCTGATGGTGTTCGACGGCGAGCCGGCCGAGCGCGGGCGCGCCGCGCCGCCACAGGAGATGCGCGCCGGGATGAACGAGTTCCTCGCCGACCTCGACATCACCTTCCGCCGCGACGAGCGCACCGGCCGTCCCCGGATCAACAAGCCGGGGTCGCAGCTCGACAGCCAGCAGAAGCGCGACGGCGAGTACTACTACTCAGGCTGAGCCGGCCGCCTCCGTTTTCGACGCGCTCGTCGCAGATCCCGACCCGGAATGGCGAGCGGGCATTTCCCCTCGCGCGACGGGGAACCCGCGGCGACCCGACCTGCGGTATCGAAGCGATTAAGCACGGAACCCGCGAACGTCGGGACATGCAACACCTCATCATTCGCGGCGACCCCGACATCCGGCGGGACGCGGTGATCGAGTACGACGGCGAGGAGCTGGTCTGTTTCGGTATCAACGTTCAGGGCGGCTGGCACGGCCCGGACGAGCCCCAGCTGTGGTGTACCGTCGGCACCGAAGACGAGCGCGAGGCGTACGACAAACGCGAGTACGTCCCGCACTGGCTCGACGTCGACGCGGTCGACGCCGAGGAGATCGAAGTGCTGAGCGAGAAGGGTGCGCTGTCGGTATAAACGCCCGCGAACGTCTCTCTTTCCGAGGTCGGTCCGCTCTTTCTACTCGTCCACCGGCGGGTCCGCCAGCCACGCCTCGATGGCACCGGCCATCGCGCCGCGGCGGTGGATCTCCCCCGCCTCGGGGTCGACGACCGTGCTCTCGGTGCCGGGCGTCTCGCCCCCGTCGATCACGGCGGCGACTCCCCCTCGGATCCGGTCGGAGAGGTCGTCGAGACGCGTGACGCTGCCCGTCCCGGAGACGTTGGCGCTCGTCGCCGTGAGGGGGCCGGTCTCGGCGAGCAGATCGCGAGCGAGGTCGTGGTCCGGCACGCGGATCCCGACGCGGTCGCGCCCGGCGGTGAGCGCGTCCGGTACCCGGTCGCCGCGCTCGACGACGACGGTCACCGGACCGGGGAGGAACGCCCGCGCAAACGCGACGGCCAGCTCCGTCGGTCGGGTGTACCGGAGCGCGTCGTCGACGCTCGCGACGCCGAGGGAGAGGGGATTGTCGCGGTCGCGGCCCTTCAGTTCGAAGACGCGTCCGACGGCGGCGGCATCGAGCGCGTCAGCGCCGAGGCCGTACACCGTCTCGGTCGGATAGACGACGAGGTCGCCGCGGTCGACGGCGGCCGCCGCCGCGCGGAGTTCGTTGGATCGGTCCGGGGGGTCGTCGCTCGTGTCGGCGGTCACGCGCGTTCGTTCGGCTCCGAGTTGAAAAAGGGTGACGCGTGTGGGCCTCACGAACCGGTCGACGGAATCGCTGACCGAGAGGTCGATGAGATCAGTGACCGATCAGTCGACGAGGTCGGCGACCGCGTCGTCTATCGCCTCGGCGTCGGGGAACGCGGGGTGTTCGTCCGCGACCCACGCGTACTCGACGGTGCGGTCGGAATCGAGGAGGAACACGGCCGGTCGGCTCTCCGTGATACCGGTTATGCCGTCGATGTCGTGGGCGAGCCCGTACTCCTCGATGACGCCCGCGGCCGGGTCCGAGAACACCCGGACGCCGTCACCGCGGTCGGCGAGCAGGCGCTTGTGGGCGTACGGCGTCGAGATTGAGACGCCGAGGACGTCCACGTCGTCGGCCCAGCCGTGGTCGTCGACCGTGTTGTAGAGGTACGTCCCCTGGAAGGCCCCGTCCATGGGGTGGAAAAGCAGGAGCGTCGGCCCGTCGACGACGTCGGCGAGCGCGCGGTCCTCCCAGTACTCGTCGTTCACGAGCGGCCGGACGAAGTCCGGTGCCGTGTCGCCCTCGGCGACGTGGTCGGTCTCGGGCAGGGAGACGACGTCGAAGTCGGGCATCTCAGGCACCTCCCTCGCCGTACGTTCCGTTGAGGTACTCTACGATGTTCGCGCTCTCCGACATCGTCACGCCGGTCTCGCGGTCGACGATCGCCGGGACGCTCCGCGCGCCGGAGACGCGCTTGACGACGTTGCGCTCGGAATGCATCGGCTCGACGTACCGGGAGCGGTACTCCACGTCGAGTTCGTTCAGCGTCCGGACCACGCGCTCGCAGAACGGACACGCCTGGAGCCGGTACAGGGTGATCTGTGGCTCGCTCATGCGCCTCGATTCGCCCGCGGGACGGGTAATCGTGTCGGCAGCGGCACCCTCGGCGCGCGTTCGTGCGGACGGCCGACGGGGTGCGCGCCTCGCCGACGATCGGGCGGCGTCGAGGATAGCCGAAGGGAACGCTTTAATCGCGGGGCGACGGATGACAAACGAACATGGGCTTGTCGTCCAGCGCAGCGGTGGTTGACCTCCTTCAGATACCGATGCCGGGCGAGAGCGTCATCACAGCGCTCGGGGCCGTCGCGATCCTCCTTTTAGTCGGGCTCTCGGCGTTCTTCTCCTCGTCCGAGATCGCGATGTTCTCGCTGCCGCAACACCGGATCGACAGCCTCGTCGACGAGGGGGTGACGGGCGCGAAGACGATCCGCGACATGAAACAGAACCCCCACCGGCTGCTGGTGACGATCCTCGTCGGCAACAACATCGTCAACGTGGCGATGACCTCCATCGCGACCGCACTGTTCGGGATCTACCTCTCGGGCGGGCAGGCCGTGCTGGCGACGACGTTCGGGATCACGACGCTCGTGCTGATCTTCGGCGAGAGCGCGCCGAAGTCGTACGCCGTCGAGAACACCGAGTCGTGGGCGCTCCGGATCGCTCGCCCGCTGAAGCTCTCCGAGTACGCGTTGTACCCGCTCGTCGTCCTCTTCGATTACATCGTCAAGGGGGTCAACAGCATCATCGGCGGCTCGGCGGCGATCGAGTCCACCTACGTCACCCGCGACGAGATCCAGGACATCATCGAGACCGGGGAACGGGAGGGGGTCATCGAGGAGGAGGAACGCGAGATGCTCGACCGCATCTTCCGATTTAACAACACCATCGCGAAGGAGGTGATGACGCCCCGGCTCGACGTCACCGCGGTCGCGAAAGAGGACTCCGTCGAGGAGGCGATCGAGACGTGTATTCAGGCCGACCACGAGCGCGTCCCCGTCTACGAGGGGAACCTCGACAACATCATCGGCGTGGTCACGGTCCGCGACCTGGTCCGCGAGCTGCGCTACTCCGAGGGGCAGCCCTCCTTGGAGCGCGTCGTCAAGCCAACGCTTCACGTCCCCGAGTCGAAGAACGCCGACGAGCTGCTCGCGGAGATGCAGGACAACCGCCTCCAGATGGTGACGGTTATCGACGAGTTCGGCACCACCGAGGGGATTATCACCCTCGAAGACATGGTCGAGGAGATCGTCGGCGAAATCTTAGAGGGCGACGAGGAGGCCCCGGTGGAGTTCCTCGAAGAGAACGTCGCGGTCGTCCAAGGCGAGGTGAACATCGACGAGGTCAACGAGATCCTCGGGATCGACCTCCCCGAGGGCGAGGAGTTCGAGACGCTCGCC belongs to Halorubrum sp. DM2 and includes:
- a CDS encoding methyltransferase domain-containing protein; its protein translation is MGILEDKSNARLFYKYLSKVYDRINSFNWNEEMRAEALSWLEFGDDPKVLDVGCGTGFGTEGLLEHADDVHGLDQSIHQMEKAFEKFGKHDRVNFYRGDAERLPFRDDAFDVVWSSGSIEYWPNPVEGLRELRRVAKPGGQVLVVGPDYPHNPVLQRVADAIMLFYDADEADRMFGEAGYEEFEHHIQQATPQSPRAITTVARVPGGDETDATN
- a CDS encoding DUF6663 family protein; this encodes MDPTTSGRFRVHDRCQRPDIDDGADAGSVAAANSATPEEFVLVELADGPVDPTDPDAADRYDPLYAAAEGYEGDLADAVDALRPGFVVDATLAWTDGSARFREVETVRETRFRFADGIEGMFEAAVETWEQIRAEGEPVGSITTRSNDGDPNGALYLFADGPGSDTFDEVRSGRLPIEPLVARVNDSRGDDDPREVFVLRPAAHEFVAVYVVFDRDGVLAQTVRDTYDLGPGLAAGLDASYPTDGDDSVGDDSDGGDEADGDDGGDFDALDRL
- a CDS encoding C-terminal binding protein, with translation MPRVVLSAFPMIDPETYREVLASAVDEPVDVEVAELGSTERLIEAAAGADAVVTDINTPVTEAALDAVDLSVVVRSAVGVDNVDVAAAAARGVTVTRVPDYCTEEVAAHSVSLLFACLRSLKPYDDAVDDGGWSWEAGAPVRRVSASTIGLLSFGPIARRAAEQLSGFDADLVAYDPFVDADEMAEHGVEKVEFEELFDRADHVGVYAPLTDATRGIVDADALSRLSEDSVLVNVSRGPVVDADALLDALEADKIKAAGLDVLAEEPPEDDPLVGRDDTVITPHAAWYSEEAKDDLNRSGAADVAAVLNGETPDGRVDPDADWL
- a CDS encoding helix-turn-helix domain-containing protein, coding for MEGTQTEGLDDLPPSAKLVFKVLEYNGPLTQKGIVQESMLSARTVRYALERLEGIGVVDEDVYFADARQNLYKLTEPAQEFTADEGEASCTAD
- a CDS encoding ribosome biogenesis/translation initiation ATPase RLI, with product MADDSIAVVDLERCQPDRCNYECMKDCPPNRTGKECITKRGEDAEEGDPDQIHISEEICLGETCGICVNSCPFDAIEIINLPSELDDDPVHRYGDNAFSLYGLPTPEPGSVTGILGPNGIGKSTAVHALAGEMVPNLGDHAADGDWERVLDRFRGTGLQNYLESLKEGEVTVARKPQYVDQIPNQFDGNTRELLERTDERGALDSLVDRLNIRPVMDQDIDSISGGELQRVAIAACLARDADFYFLDEITPYLDIGQRMVVARLIRELADDDTADRSMLVVEHDLAILDLLADTLHVAYGEPGAYGVITDPKSVRNGINEYLKGYLDNENMRIRPSAITFEEHAPRVASRSETLIEYPDLTKSYGDGEFELHVEGGEINRSEVLGVVGPNGIGKSTLAKLFTGDLEPDEGELDFALDISYKPQYIDIDQPMRVDAFLASITDEFGSSYWNTEVAQPLQLERVMEQNLSDLSGGERQRVAIAACLSEDADLYLLDEPSAHLDVEQRVRATTAIRRYAENHDATVMVVDHDIYMIDLLADRLMVFDGEPAERGRAAPPQEMRAGMNEFLADLDITFRRDERTGRPRINKPGSQLDSQQKRDGEYYYSG
- a CDS encoding HAH_0734 family protein is translated as MQHLIIRGDPDIRRDAVIEYDGEELVCFGINVQGGWHGPDEPQLWCTVGTEDEREAYDKREYVPHWLDVDAVDAEEIEVLSEKGALSV
- a CDS encoding L-threonylcarbamoyladenylate synthase gives rise to the protein MTADTSDDPPDRSNELRAAAAAVDRGDLVVYPTETVYGLGADALDAAAVGRVFELKGRDRDNPLSLGVASVDDALRYTRPTELAVAFARAFLPGPVTVVVERGDRVPDALTAGRDRVGIRVPDHDLARDLLAETGPLTATSANVSGTGSVTRLDDLSDRIRGGVAAVIDGGETPGTESTVVDPEAGEIHRRGAMAGAIEAWLADPPVDE
- a CDS encoding redoxin domain-containing protein; the encoded protein is MPDFDVVSLPETDHVAEGDTAPDFVRPLVNDEYWEDRALADVVDGPTLLLFHPMDGAFQGTYLYNTVDDHGWADDVDVLGVSISTPYAHKRLLADRGDGVRVFSDPAAGVIEEYGLAHDIDGITGITESRPAVFLLDSDRTVEYAWVADEHPAFPDAEAIDDAVADLVD
- a CDS encoding glutathione S-transferase N-terminal domain-containing protein is translated as MSEPQITLYRLQACPFCERVVRTLNELDVEYRSRYVEPMHSERNVVKRVSGARSVPAIVDRETGVTMSESANIVEYLNGTYGEGGA
- a CDS encoding hemolysin family protein — protein: MGLSSSAAVVDLLQIPMPGESVITALGAVAILLLVGLSAFFSSSEIAMFSLPQHRIDSLVDEGVTGAKTIRDMKQNPHRLLVTILVGNNIVNVAMTSIATALFGIYLSGGQAVLATTFGITTLVLIFGESAPKSYAVENTESWALRIARPLKLSEYALYPLVVLFDYIVKGVNSIIGGSAAIESTYVTRDEIQDIIETGEREGVIEEEEREMLDRIFRFNNTIAKEVMTPRLDVTAVAKEDSVEEAIETCIQADHERVPVYEGNLDNIIGVVTVRDLVRELRYSEGQPSLERVVKPTLHVPESKNADELLAEMQDNRLQMVTVIDEFGTTEGIITLEDMVEEIVGEILEGDEEAPVEFLEENVAVVQGEVNIDEVNEILGIDLPEGEEFETLAGFVFNRAGRLVQEGEEIEFDEIRIRIERVDNTRIMSARVTVLDGAPAAEDSGAPVEAADSTAEGGTVEADGDGTPARNNGE